In the Desulfomicrobium escambiense DSM 10707 genome, one interval contains:
- a CDS encoding HigA family addiction module antitoxin, translated as MTQLAPITPGEILLEEFLKPMGVSQYRLAKEINVPAQRISEIVAGRRAITADTDLRMCRFFGLSKGYWLRAQAAHDTEVAERALKAELQKIKPWSGAAA; from the coding sequence ATGACCCAGTTAGCACCCATCACTCCCGGCGAAATCCTCCTGGAAGAATTCCTGAAGCCCATGGGCGTGAGCCAGTACCGTCTGGCCAAGGAGATCAACGTGCCCGCGCAACGCATCAGCGAGATCGTGGCGGGGCGGCGCGCCATCACGGCGGACACCGACCTGCGCATGTGCCGTTTCTTCGGCCTCTCCAAGGGCTATTGGCTCCGCGCCCAGGCCGCGCATGACACCGAAGTCGCGGAACGCGCCCTCAAAGCCGAACTGCAGAAAATCAAGCCCTGGTCAGGCGCGGCGGCCTGA